Proteins from one Dysgonomonas sp. HDW5A genomic window:
- a CDS encoding FeoA family protein, protein MGNEALQIETRLSELIYGEKAKIVGIEESCKGEIRRRLLDLGFVRGTIITVQNISPLSNPVAYSLRNTLIALRNEQAQCILIKKLTDNDKRL, encoded by the coding sequence ATGGGAAATGAAGCTTTACAAATAGAAACCAGACTATCGGAACTCATCTACGGGGAGAAAGCAAAGATAGTTGGTATAGAAGAAAGCTGCAAAGGTGAAATAAGAAGACGCCTGCTCGATCTTGGTTTTGTGAGAGGAACAATCATTACCGTTCAGAACATCAGCCCATTAAGTAATCCTGTAGCTTATAGTTTACGTAATACACTGATTGCCTTACGAAACGAGCAAGCACAATGTATATTAATAAAGAAACTAACTGACAATGACAAGCGCTTGTAA
- a CDS encoding metal-dependent transcriptional regulator has protein sequence MSPTEENYLKNLFYLENKLGEATVNELSKSLDIKMSTVNSMMKKFAEKGLIHYESYKPLKLTELGRQQAALILRKHRLTEMFLYERMGLGWEEVHSIAEQIEHIDSTVFFDRMDELLNHPHIDPHGSPIPDKKGNIPQIDYHRLSDCKIGETVTLSAVIDSSEDFLNFLSKRSLTLGVKLTIESVENFDGSMTVDHQQKTSEVLSKFVCDRLLVVKL, from the coding sequence ATGTCTCCAACCGAAGAAAATTATCTGAAGAATTTGTTTTATCTGGAAAATAAACTGGGTGAAGCTACTGTAAATGAGTTAAGCAAGTCATTAGATATCAAGATGTCTACAGTAAATAGCATGATGAAGAAGTTTGCTGAAAAAGGCTTGATTCATTACGAAAGCTATAAACCCTTGAAGTTAACTGAACTGGGGAGACAACAAGCTGCACTTATACTTCGCAAACACCGTCTGACCGAGATGTTTCTGTATGAACGTATGGGACTTGGCTGGGAAGAAGTTCATTCGATTGCTGAACAGATTGAACATATTGATTCGACTGTTTTTTTCGACAGGATGGACGAATTATTAAATCACCCGCATATAGATCCACACGGATCTCCTATTCCCGATAAAAAAGGAAATATACCGCAAATAGACTATCATAGATTAAGTGATTGCAAAATTGGTGAAACAGTTACCCTTTCGGCAGTTATAGATTCATCCGAAGATTTTCTCAACTTTCTGAGTAAACGCAGCTTAACATTGGGTGTGAAATTGACCATCGAATCTGTTGAAAATTTTGATGGAAGTATGACTGTTGACCATCAACAAAAAACATCGGAAGTTCTGAGTAAGTTTGTCTGTGACAGGCTGCTTGTCGTGAAATTGTAA
- a CDS encoding beta-galactosidase, whose product MRKKLLTGLLLIAFTLGLNAQKADPFFDPKDLTIVGTYYYPEHWDESQWERDLKQIKDLGFDFVHYAEFAWAQLEPQEGVYDFAWLDKAVDLADKNGLKVIMCTSTATPPVWLVRKYPDVLITRENGTKMDHGARQHPSPSNTFYREYSLKMIDKLAQHFGNDKRIMGWQLDNEPRPVADYGEDAHKRFRTWLKNKYTTIAALNKAWGTNFWSQVYSDFSEINIPQTSQMFMNTHQILDYNRFITDEMATFLDDQTKTIRKYSIPTQWVTTNYIPLYEDGHLRKSDQLDFHSYTRYMVFGENYGIGRKGYRLGPVERIAKANDFFRPIDGVYGIMELQPGQVNWGTINSQPLPGTVRLWLWHVFAGGSKFACTYRYRQPIYGTELYHYGIVGSDGVTPTPSGLEYSAFIKEIASLRKEYKADAKNPEAYEKRRTAILYNHENTWEMERNKQTTEWNTEKHIDKYYNALKNFGAPVDFIDERAGFSKYNVIIAPAYEMIDPELVQRWKAYAEQGGNLVLTARSGHKTRNGQLFEAKFGELIYPLIGAQIEFYDLLQPTTPDNVIFEGKPYSWTSWGEILKTDAGTETWATYQGDFYEGSSSVIHHRLGKGSVTYVGVDSQKGELEKDVLKRLYSQLNIPILDLPAGLHIEYRDGFGIAVNYADKTLSLPLAENVQYIIGGKEIPTAGVSVWKE is encoded by the coding sequence ATGAGGAAGAAACTTCTTACAGGACTATTATTAATAGCTTTTACTTTGGGACTCAATGCCCAAAAAGCAGACCCTTTTTTCGATCCGAAGGATTTGACAATTGTGGGTACTTATTATTATCCCGAACATTGGGACGAAAGCCAATGGGAGAGGGATTTGAAACAAATAAAAGACCTCGGATTCGACTTTGTACATTATGCCGAATTTGCATGGGCACAGCTCGAACCACAAGAAGGTGTTTATGATTTTGCCTGGTTAGACAAAGCCGTTGATCTGGCAGATAAAAACGGACTGAAAGTAATTATGTGTACTTCAACTGCCACACCGCCTGTGTGGTTGGTTCGGAAATATCCCGATGTATTGATAACTCGTGAAAATGGAACGAAGATGGATCATGGAGCACGTCAGCACCCATCGCCATCGAATACATTTTATAGAGAATACTCTCTGAAAATGATCGATAAACTGGCTCAGCATTTTGGCAACGATAAACGTATTATGGGTTGGCAGTTAGATAACGAACCTCGCCCTGTTGCTGATTATGGAGAAGATGCTCATAAAAGATTTCGCACATGGTTGAAAAACAAATATACCACTATTGCTGCTTTGAACAAAGCTTGGGGTACTAACTTCTGGAGTCAGGTGTATTCTGATTTTTCGGAGATAAATATTCCTCAGACTTCTCAAATGTTTATGAATACACATCAAATTCTGGATTATAACAGGTTTATAACCGATGAGATGGCTACATTTTTGGATGATCAGACCAAAACTATCCGAAAATACAGTATTCCCACACAATGGGTTACTACTAATTATATTCCCCTATATGAGGACGGACATTTACGAAAAAGCGACCAATTGGATTTCCATTCCTATACCCGTTATATGGTGTTTGGCGAAAATTATGGAATAGGGCGTAAAGGGTATCGCTTAGGACCTGTTGAACGTATTGCAAAAGCCAATGATTTCTTCCGTCCTATAGATGGTGTTTATGGCATTATGGAACTTCAGCCGGGGCAAGTAAACTGGGGTACGATAAACTCTCAACCTCTACCGGGAACTGTTCGTTTGTGGTTGTGGCATGTTTTTGCAGGAGGCAGTAAGTTTGCTTGTACGTATCGTTATCGTCAGCCCATTTATGGAACCGAACTATATCATTATGGTATTGTCGGATCGGATGGAGTAACACCAACTCCAAGTGGATTAGAATATTCTGCATTTATCAAAGAAATAGCATCGCTTCGAAAAGAATACAAGGCAGATGCTAAAAATCCCGAAGCTTACGAGAAAAGAAGAACCGCCATTCTCTACAATCACGAGAATACGTGGGAAATGGAACGCAACAAGCAAACAACAGAATGGAATACGGAAAAACACATAGATAAGTATTATAATGCTTTGAAAAACTTTGGTGCTCCTGTCGACTTCATTGACGAAAGAGCCGGATTCTCAAAATACAATGTGATTATTGCCCCTGCTTATGAAATGATCGATCCCGAATTGGTGCAACGATGGAAAGCCTATGCAGAGCAAGGCGGCAATCTTGTATTAACTGCCCGATCGGGGCATAAAACACGCAACGGACAACTCTTTGAAGCTAAGTTTGGAGAACTTATTTATCCATTGATAGGTGCTCAGATAGAGTTCTATGATCTTTTACAACCCACTACTCCCGATAATGTAATTTTTGAAGGAAAGCCTTATAGCTGGACTAGTTGGGGCGAAATCTTAAAGACTGATGCCGGAACCGAAACATGGGCTACGTATCAAGGTGATTTTTATGAAGGAAGTTCTTCTGTCATACATCATCGTCTAGGAAAAGGATCAGTAACGTATGTGGGTGTCGATTCTCAAAAGGGAGAATTGGAGAAAGATGTTTTGAAGAGGCTTTATTCACAATTAAACATTCCGATTCTTGATCTACCTGCCGGTTTACATATCGAATATCGCGATGGCTTTGGTATTGCAGTGAATTATGCCGATAAGACATTGAGTTTACCTTTGGCTGAAAACGTACAATACATTATTGGAGGAAAAGAAATACCCACGGCAGGTGTATCTGTCTGGAAAGAATGA
- a CDS encoding sugar-binding domain-containing protein, which translates to MRHLACPLLRICFVSLFLLLGLSIFSQQKKIDLQGTWRFDIDAQDKGLTERWYSRMLRDEIVLPGSMTENRKGDEVTLHTDWTASIYDSSFFFNPRLEKYRKQDNLKLPFWLTPLKYYVGAAWYQRDVVIPNSWKGERIILFLERPHTETMLWINDKEVGIRNSLSVPHVFDVTPYLKIGKNTISLRIDNRTKEINVGKDSHSITDQTQGNWNGVVGRLELQATPQTYIEDIQIFPDLKAKKAVVTVYIEGSTSGEILLKAESFNGDKRHVVIPVKQSFKPQGKATTLSIDLPMGDEMQLWDEFNPNLYRLTATLQTKAGKDVRQVQFGMREFTIQDKYFYINGRKTMLRGTVENCVFPLTGYAPMDIESWERVFRICRQYGLNHMRFHSFCPPEAAMIAADLVGFYLQPEGPTWPNHGSSLGNGEPVDNYLWEEAKRIVKQYGNYPSFAMFAIGNEPRGRWVAWVSKFVDYWKETDSRRVYTGASVGNGWAWQPRNQFHVKAGARGLTWSDERPESNSDYQARIDTVRQPYVSHETGQWCVFPDFTEIDRYTGVMRARNFELFRQDLKDRNMGDLSAAFLRASGKLQALVYKNEIEKTLRTSNYAGFQLLSLNDYSGQGTALVGVLNAFWEDKGYINSEEFRKFCAPTVLLSRMDKFVFENNETVQARIEVSHFGEKELKQTPVNWTIKDTYGKVIRKGQLSAKDIAIGNCQNLGTISFPLNTIDKASKLNLEVNIPCSDITNNWDFWVYPATLPEVNTSDIYITQTIDPKAKDILNNGGKVLLLLAGKVEQGKDVVQYMTPAFWNTSWFKMRPPHTVGTLIRDNHPIFKNFPTDFYTGLQWWELTNKAQTMEMNSFPADFQPIVQPIDTWFINRKLGMLFEANVGKGKIVVCSADIQSDLDKRPVARQLYYAITKYMTSGFFYPESDLNLSVIEDFTKLEGERINTHTQDAPDELKNIIQ; encoded by the coding sequence ATGAGGCACTTGGCTTGTCCCCTTTTAAGAATTTGTTTCGTTAGTTTATTCCTTTTACTCGGCTTATCCATTTTTTCGCAGCAAAAGAAGATTGATTTGCAAGGAACGTGGCGTTTCGATATCGATGCACAGGATAAAGGACTTACCGAACGATGGTATTCCCGAATGCTGAGAGACGAAATAGTTCTGCCCGGTTCGATGACCGAGAACCGAAAAGGAGATGAAGTTACACTTCATACCGATTGGACAGCCAGTATTTATGATAGTTCTTTTTTCTTTAATCCAAGATTGGAAAAATACAGGAAACAGGATAATTTGAAACTTCCTTTCTGGTTAACTCCTCTTAAGTATTATGTTGGAGCAGCGTGGTATCAACGTGATGTAGTTATTCCAAATTCGTGGAAAGGAGAACGTATTATTTTGTTTTTGGAACGTCCTCATACCGAAACCATGCTTTGGATCAATGATAAAGAGGTCGGTATACGAAACTCGTTATCAGTACCCCATGTATTTGACGTAACGCCTTATCTTAAAATAGGTAAGAACACGATCAGTCTGCGGATTGATAACCGAACCAAAGAAATCAACGTAGGCAAAGACTCCCATAGTATAACCGACCAAACGCAAGGAAACTGGAATGGGGTAGTAGGTCGCTTAGAACTACAAGCCACACCTCAGACATATATCGAAGATATTCAGATCTTTCCCGATCTGAAAGCTAAGAAAGCAGTTGTTACTGTTTATATCGAAGGCAGCACTTCGGGCGAAATTTTACTTAAGGCAGAAAGTTTTAATGGAGACAAACGACATGTTGTAATACCTGTTAAGCAAAGTTTCAAACCTCAGGGAAAAGCTACTACTTTATCGATTGATCTACCAATGGGTGATGAGATGCAATTGTGGGATGAATTTAATCCTAATTTATATAGACTTACAGCGACCTTACAAACTAAAGCAGGCAAAGATGTACGACAAGTACAATTCGGGATGCGTGAGTTTACCATTCAAGATAAATATTTCTATATCAATGGTCGTAAAACCATGCTGAGGGGTACGGTCGAGAACTGTGTTTTTCCATTGACAGGTTATGCTCCCATGGATATAGAATCGTGGGAACGGGTATTTCGTATCTGCCGCCAATATGGTTTGAACCACATGCGGTTCCATTCGTTTTGTCCACCCGAAGCAGCTATGATAGCTGCCGATTTGGTTGGTTTCTATTTGCAACCCGAAGGACCTACATGGCCCAATCACGGATCGTCGTTAGGTAATGGCGAGCCAGTGGACAATTACTTGTGGGAAGAAGCCAAACGCATTGTTAAACAATATGGTAACTATCCATCTTTTGCCATGTTTGCCATTGGTAACGAACCTCGTGGACGTTGGGTAGCATGGGTAAGTAAATTTGTGGATTACTGGAAAGAAACCGATTCACGGCGAGTTTATACAGGTGCTTCTGTGGGGAATGGCTGGGCATGGCAACCCCGTAATCAGTTTCATGTAAAAGCAGGAGCAAGAGGTTTAACATGGTCAGACGAACGACCTGAATCTAATTCGGACTATCAGGCTCGTATTGATACCGTTAGACAGCCCTATGTATCGCACGAAACAGGACAGTGGTGTGTATTCCCCGATTTTACCGAGATTGACAGATATACAGGTGTGATGCGTGCCCGTAATTTCGAACTGTTCCGTCAAGATCTCAAAGACCGTAATATGGGCGATCTATCTGCTGCTTTTCTGAGAGCATCGGGCAAATTACAAGCTTTAGTCTATAAAAATGAAATAGAAAAAACATTGCGTACGTCTAACTATGCAGGATTTCAATTACTCAGTCTGAATGATTATTCGGGACAAGGAACTGCTCTAGTTGGTGTTCTAAATGCCTTCTGGGAAGATAAAGGATATATAAATAGTGAAGAGTTCCGTAAGTTTTGTGCACCAACGGTTTTACTTTCCCGTATGGATAAGTTTGTATTCGAAAATAACGAAACAGTGCAGGCTCGAATCGAAGTTTCGCATTTCGGAGAAAAGGAACTGAAACAAACTCCTGTTAATTGGACTATCAAAGATACTTATGGAAAAGTTATTCGAAAAGGACAGTTATCAGCCAAAGATATAGCTATAGGAAATTGTCAGAATTTAGGAACAATATCCTTTCCTTTAAATACCATTGATAAAGCTTCAAAGTTGAATCTCGAAGTGAATATTCCGTGTTCGGATATAACTAACAATTGGGATTTCTGGGTATATCCTGCCACTTTGCCGGAAGTGAATACTTCGGATATTTATATTACTCAAACAATAGATCCCAAAGCAAAAGATATTCTGAATAACGGAGGAAAAGTATTACTCTTATTGGCCGGAAAAGTAGAGCAGGGGAAAGATGTCGTACAATACATGACACCTGCTTTCTGGAATACATCGTGGTTTAAAATGCGTCCGCCACATACCGTTGGAACATTGATCCGAGATAATCACCCCATTTTTAAAAACTTCCCGACTGATTTTTATACAGGCTTGCAATGGTGGGAGCTGACAAATAAAGCTCAGACAATGGAAATGAATAGTTTTCCTGCTGACTTTCAACCTATCGTACAACCTATTGATACTTGGTTTATAAACCGTAAACTAGGTATGTTATTCGAGGCAAATGTGGGTAAAGGCAAGATCGTGGTTTGCAGTGCCGATATTCAATCCGATTTAGATAAACGCCCTGTAGCACGTCAACTCTATTATGCGATAACTAAATACATGACATCTGGATTTTTCTATCCTGAATCGGATTTAAACCTATCGGTTATAGAGGATTTTACGAAACTTGAAGGCGAGCGTATAAATACCCACACCCAAGATGCTCCCGATGAATTGAAAAATATAATACAATAA
- a CDS encoding BamA/TamA family outer membrane protein → MRKALITIYLIMVCICISFTAKSQEEGRKVNIIPFPVIATNPTVGFAYGVSPGFTWHMGNSQNTSMSSVVGALVYTTNQQLLFSVRGNTFLEGDKWNIMADLRYQMTSQPTYGLGTGSGSIHPIVNNDYGYSERHYLKKHQMIEYDLIRAYMTGLRRYEDTRFFYGLGYHLDVIYDIDDHLLNLDTIPQQITQHYRYNTLKNFSTTGNTVSGISLNLMYDSRDNIANPYSGRYAFASWRINPKFIGSTQNSSTLWLEYRDYFNLSEERPRHMIALWTYGWFVTSGNLPYMNLPAIGWDMFSRSGRSYTSGRFRGEDLVYTEVEYRFPLQRNSDLLGGVIFANTTTASSRTEDINLFQNINLAYGLGLRVMINKKSRSNVNLDYGWATNGSQGLFISLNEVF, encoded by the coding sequence ATGAGAAAAGCCTTAATAACTATTTACCTGATAATGGTATGTATATGCATATCTTTCACTGCCAAAAGTCAGGAAGAAGGAAGGAAAGTAAATATTATACCCTTTCCCGTTATTGCAACAAATCCTACGGTTGGATTTGCCTATGGTGTTTCTCCCGGATTTACCTGGCATATGGGGAATAGCCAAAATACAAGCATGTCGTCCGTTGTAGGTGCACTGGTTTATACCACTAACCAGCAATTACTTTTCAGCGTCAGAGGGAATACCTTCTTGGAGGGAGACAAGTGGAACATTATGGCAGACCTGAGGTATCAGATGACCTCTCAACCAACATACGGACTAGGTACGGGAAGCGGATCAATACATCCGATAGTAAATAACGATTATGGATACTCGGAAAGGCATTATCTCAAAAAACATCAGATGATAGAATATGATCTGATAAGGGCATACATGACGGGATTGAGAAGGTACGAAGACACTCGCTTTTTCTACGGCTTAGGCTACCACTTGGATGTAATATATGATATAGACGATCACTTGCTCAATCTGGATACAATACCTCAACAGATAACACAACATTATAGATACAATACGCTTAAAAATTTCAGCACAACGGGCAATACGGTATCGGGTATATCATTAAACCTGATGTACGACAGCAGGGATAATATAGCCAACCCTTATTCGGGACGCTATGCGTTTGCCAGCTGGCGGATAAATCCCAAATTCATAGGAAGCACACAAAATTCGAGTACACTGTGGTTAGAATATCGGGATTACTTCAATCTTTCGGAAGAGCGTCCACGCCATATGATTGCGTTATGGACTTACGGATGGTTTGTCACAAGCGGCAACTTGCCCTACATGAACTTGCCTGCCATCGGTTGGGATATGTTCAGCCGATCGGGAAGATCATATACATCGGGGCGTTTCAGAGGCGAAGATTTAGTATATACAGAAGTCGAATATCGTTTTCCCTTGCAGCGAAATAGCGATCTGTTAGGCGGAGTTATTTTTGCGAACACAACTACAGCAAGCAGTCGCACGGAGGATATCAATCTCTTTCAGAATATAAATCTGGCTTATGGACTGGGGCTTCGTGTTATGATCAATAAGAAAAGCCGCTCGAATGTCAACCTAGATTATGGATGGGCTACGAATGGTTCACAAGGTCTTTTCATCTCCCTGAATGAAGTATTCTAA